The genomic region aaaaaaactagtttcaTCAAAATCGTCCAAAAAGAAAACTGTAAGTAAAATAGaatatcttttattaaaaaaaaactgtaagtAAAATAGCttgtaatattaaattttattattaaaataatccTATTATTTAGCACGATACGCTACAAGCCTACAATTATGAAGACTAAATAAAATACCAAagtaaatctctctctctcatttcaGTTTCTCCCAATACGcagcaagagagagagagagatggcgcCGCCGGCAAAGGAGCGGTGGTGCTTGGCATTGATTATTGTTTTGCTTTCTCTGTTCGTCCAATCCTCGACGGCCATTTATTGCGGCGAAGACGATTGCTATGCTCTCCTCGGGTTCACCCCCCttcccttcttcttttttttcccaATTCAGATTTTGATTTGAATCTCTCAATCTCAATCTTAATGTGTGTGCATTTTCAGAGTGGCTCAAGATGCAAACGCATCGGATATAAAGAGATCTTACTACAAGCTTTCTCTCGAACAGTATgtattgatttgatttgattccaTTCGATTTGATTTGATCGgctaaattgttttgtttttggtgatTGATTAGTCATCCAGATAAGAATCCAGATCCTGAATCCAAGAAGCTCTTTGTCAAAATCGCCACTGCTTACGAGGTTCTTACCATTCCTTAATTTGGTTCTCTCATTATATCAGGCGATTGATTTGATTGTCTGAATTTTTTAATGGATCTATGAGATTGTTGTGATGGGCTTCCTTCTAAATTATCAATTAAAGTGTTACTTGGTTCTTTTAGTTTCTTATTGCATCCATATATACTAGTCCTATTTTTGAATTGTTTGTTTGTAATCTTATTTCGTTGCAGATATTGAAAGATAACGAGACGCGTTCACAGTATGATTATGCTATTGAGCATCCAAGTGAGGTCTGTCCTACATTTTTCATTCTTTGTTTTCTACTTCTTTTTTAAAACCAACCACCTTGTGTTTTAGGTGTTTTACAACACTGCTCAATACTACCGAGCCAAATATGGACATAAGTCGGTAAGATGttattctctgtttttttttttcttatataatatcTCTTGCAAAAGTGGGCATTTTGGATTTACACAACTGCTTAATGTGTTTCCAGGATCCTCGTGCTGTTCTTGTTGGTCTTCTGGTAGTTTTGTCTGCGTTTCAGTATCTGAACAACGTTGCGAGGTATAATGAGGTACGTTTCATAGACAGGGGGTTCTCTCACTTTGTTTTCATAGCCTAAATCACTGTTCCGTAGCGTCTGCAAAGTCTACGTTATTATTTATTATGCCTCTTTTAAGAACATAACTACCCATCTACATAACTCtgtcaaaacaaaacaagttttATGGGGTATCATAAACATGTCATTAAACGTAGCACGTGTGACCTATATCATGTTATTCGTATACTTTTATGTTTGCAAACATAAGAAAATCAAATCTGTATACTGACTTTGGGAACAGTTTCTTGATGGGGCTTTTGTTTTGATGCAGGCTTTGGCAACAGTTAAGCGAACTCCTGCTTACAAAAACAGGCTCAAGGCCTTGGAACTCGAACGCACTGGTGGAGTATctagcaagaagaagggtccaAAGCAGATCGACCAGTATGCTCTTCTGTTTATTCTATTTCTTAGCTGATAGTGAGTCTCTTTGGGGACTGTATCATATTCGTTTCTTCTTTTGGCAGGAAACTACAGGAAGAGCTAAGCAATGAACTCGACCTACAAATCAAAGGAGCTGAAAAACCATCAGTCTGGGATCTTCTCGGTGTTCGATTCGTTCTCCTACCTTACACTATCATCAAGGTTTCATGTTTTCAAGAATGTCCACATTATTCAGACTCCCGTTTCTATTTCTCAACATCACTGATTCAGCTTCATGTTTCCGTGCAGCTTCTAGTATGGTACAGCAGTTGGGTATGGAGATATAAGGTTAAGAAAGCTCCTTATTCATGGGAAGACGCATCTTACTTAACACGAAGATCACTTGGGGTGCCTCTTGACGCCTGGACTAATCTCGGTATCCTATTCTCCACACCCGAACCAAGATGTGAATAAAAGATTTGATTCTAATATAATGTGTTGATTTGTCAGATGAATACAAAAAGGAAGATCTGGTGCAGAGAAGGCTATGGGAGAAGCAGAACCTTGAGAACTACTATGCAGAAATGCGTAAAGAATCAAAGCGGAGAAGATAGATCCACTTATCACTTACCATCCAAGGAGGGATACACATGGGAACTCAAGTTCCAGAAGCACTTTTGTTACCTTTATTACTTTTAATGTTATTAAGATATTTTGAACAAACAAACCAGTTACAAGAAGAGACGGTATAATTTGTATGGTACAAGGAACCAAATCTCAATTTAGCATATACAAGTTGGGTCATGTCTGATAATGGGCATGTTCCGGTTTTGACTCTCAATTTTGTTTATCGAAGTTGTATGTTCAGATCTATTTCTTACACGAAATATAACTTCACGAATCATGATTATTGATCACCCAAGAAACGTAGCTAATAGGAAACATTAGACCATCATTAACCCCAGTTCGTAGTTAATTGATCACCATTCACCACACAAGAGGGAagcttttttttgttattactaGAAAAGGAACGGACAGGAACAGAGAATAGTAGTACATCACTGAGATCGTTAAGGAACCACAAGATAACACAAGACAAGTCGTCCCAAGTTGACATCAAAGGGAATGAAACTAAAACATGTGAAAGCTAAAAGATTTGGTTATACATTGCTTTGCTTATACATCTTAGTGTCCAACACTTGCTTTCCACACATTGCACACAATCCTGCACAAACCATGAATGGAAAGGCCAATTTCATGACTTATTGAGTTGTTCCATTATATGGCAATCTAATTAGATGTAATTACTAATACCTTTGCTATAGGCGCATGTGTGACAATATTTAGTCTAATTAGAGAGGTAAGATGTAGAAAATCAAATGGCCGACTAATTAAACTTGACCGCGTGGTAAGCTAAGATGAGAAACTCTTAAGCTGCAGATTCTGACCACGAATTAAAATTTCCCACGTGGATACGTTAGCCAATAAAAACCATCCATCGTGGATAACCAGCGAGATGGCAAAATGAAGAGCTTCGTAGACCCTCTTCTCCAACTAGAGGCTCTCTGGTAAACGGCAATACCTCCTCTTTCACCTTTCTCTTCTCCTTCCGAATCCGAACTCACCCTAGAGGACAAGACAATGGCGATCAATAAAAAACTCTTATCTCTTCTACTCCTCGTATCCTCCCTATCATCAATcgcattatcatcatcatctttctcaGATCCCGATTCCGATTCAGATCTCACCAACGAGCTCGTCTCCCTCAGATCAAACTCCGAATCAGGCGTAATCCATCTCGACGACCATGGAATCTCCAAATTCCTCATCTCCTCCCCAACTCCACGCCCTTACTCCATCCTCGTCTTCTTCGACGCCACTCAGCTCCACAGCAAAACCGAGCTCCGTCTCCAAGAGCTCCGCCGCGAATTCCACCTCCTCTCCGCCACCTTCCTCGCCGCTAACAACAACGGATCCGATCTAAACAAACTCTTCTTCTGCGAGATCGAGTTCTCCCAGTCCCAATCCTCCTTCAAGCGATTCAACGTCAACGCTCTCCCTCACATCCGTCTCGTAACCGCCTCGACGTCGAAACTAACCGACGAGTCCGGACAAATGGATCAATCCGATTTCTCTAGGTTAGCCGAATCAATGGCCGAGTTCGTCGAGCAGCGAACCAAACTCACCGTAGGTCCGATCCAGCGCCCGCCGCTTCTCTCCAAGCCCCAGATCAGCGTCATCGTAGCGATGATCGTCGTCGCTACTCCGTTCGTCATCAAACGGATCCTGAGAGGAGAGACTCTTCTCCATGACCACAGGCTTTGGCTATCAGGCGCCATCTTCGTCTACTTCTTCAGCGTGGCGGGGACGATGCACAACATTATCAGGAAGATGCCTATGTTTCTCCAGGATCGTAACGATCCGAACAAGCTTGTTTTCTTCTACCAAGGATCAGGGATGCAGCTTGGAGCTGAGGGGTTCGCTGTGGGGTTCTTGTACACTGTGGTTGGGTTGCTCTTGGCGTTTGTTACTAACGTGCTTGTTCGAGTTGGGAACGTTAATGTTCAGAGGTTGGTGATGCTTGTGGCTCTGGTTGTGTCATCCTGGGCTGTGAAGCAGGTTGTTTACTTGGATAATTGGAAGACTGGTTATGGGATTCATCCCTATTGGCCTTCGAGTTGGCAGTGATTTCACCTCGTTGGGTTTAGTTTTCAAGACGTTTTCTTGAACTGAGATATGATATGTTGGAcgttttttttgtgttttgattctCTACTACTTTGAATCAGTGTAGTACAATTTCAGATGGTTTAAACTTATTACTGTTTTCCTAGTTCGTTGTTACTCTCTAGTCAGTGACAACCATTGCTCACTGCTCTGTAGGCTATGTATAAGAGGAACCATATTCAGAAATTCAGATACTTTTGGGCTGTCTATCTGCATATTGCCAAATTGTTAGGATAAGTGAAATATAGAGTCTATCATTCTTAAGATAGTTATTAGTATAACATTTCACTTATCATTCCTGATAGTTTATTTCCATGTTATAATATTCTATTTATCATCACACTGAAACGTAAATGCAAAGAAGCAGCAGCTCCCTTACATTATCACGTAGAGTTTATATGTGCATCTAGTCTTTCgtagaaaaatgatttttctgaATCTGATAGAAGAAGATGTAGCACTATCGGATCTTTTGCTATGTTTTTTatcttcctcttctcctttGTGGTTTCATTTCTCTGAAAATGTATTCTCATCCCATTCTCATGTTACTATCGGTTTGAAGAATCAGTCTGAGTCGAGATTTGTTTGCGAGTATGAGTTCTTTG from Raphanus sativus cultivar WK10039 unplaced genomic scaffold, ASM80110v3 Scaffold0904, whole genome shotgun sequence harbors:
- the LOC108834951 gene encoding chaperone protein dnaJ 50, with the translated sequence MAPPAKERWCLALIIVLLSLFVQSSTAIYCGEDDCYALLGVAQDANASDIKRSYYKLSLEHHPDKNPDPESKKLFVKIATAYEILKDNETRSQYDYAIEHPSEVFYNTAQYYRAKYGHKSDPRAVLVGLLVVLSAFQYLNNVARYNEALATVKRTPAYKNRLKALELERTGGVSSKKKGPKQIDQKLQEELSNELDLQIKGAEKPSVWDLLGVRFVLLPYTIIKLLVWYSSWVWRYKVKKAPYSWEDASYLTRRSLGVPLDAWTNLDEYKKEDLVQRRLWEKQNLENYYAEMRKESKRRR
- the LOC130503283 gene encoding probable dolichyl-diphosphooligosaccharide--protein glycosyltransferase subunit 3B, with product MAINKKLLSLLLLVSSLSSIALSSSSFSDPDSDSDLTNELVSLRSNSESGVIHLDDHGISKFLISSPTPRPYSILVFFDATQLHSKTELRLQELRREFHLLSATFLAANNNGSDLNKLFFCEIEFSQSQSSFKRFNVNALPHIRLVTASTSKLTDESGQMDQSDFSRLAESMAEFVEQRTKLTVGPIQRPPLLSKPQISVIVAMIVVATPFVIKRILRGETLLHDHRLWLSGAIFVYFFSVAGTMHNIIRKMPMFLQDRNDPNKLVFFYQGSGMQLGAEGFAVGFLYTVVGLLLAFVTNVLVRVGNVNVQRLVMLVALVVSSWAVKQVVYLDNWKTGYGIHPYWPSSWQ